A single genomic interval of Megalobrama amblycephala isolate DHTTF-2021 linkage group LG15, ASM1881202v1, whole genome shotgun sequence harbors:
- the avpr1aa gene encoding arginine vasopressin receptor 1Aa, which produces MGHLSNTSHPANSTDPFGRDEEVAKIEIAVLSVTFAVAVIGNCSVLLAIHNTKKKTSRMHLFIKHLSLADLVVAFFQVLPQLCWEITFRFYGPDFLCRIVKHLQVMGMFASTYMMVMMTLDRYIAICHPLKTLQQSTRRSHIMIGGTWISSLVLSTPQYFIFSLSEIKNGSDVYDCWGHFIQPWGPRAYITWITAGIFLIPVIILMTSYGFICHSIRMNIRYKTKKTPTDGAHKNGLIGKNSVSSVTTISRAKLRTVKMTFVIVLAYIICWAPFFIVQMWSVWDKNFSWDDSENTAVTLSALLASLNSCCNPWIYMVFSGHLLHDFTHCFPCCQQIHQSFRKEDSDSSLRRTTLLTKITNRSPTCSSGTWKEFDHSPKSDRSAPAGT; this is translated from the exons ATGGGACATCTGAGCAACACATCGCACCCGGCCAACTCCACCGACCCGTTCGGGCGCGACGAAGAGGTCGCCAAAATCGAGATCGCGGTCCTCAGCGTCACCTTCGCGGTCGCTGTGATCGGGAACTGCAGCGTCCTGCTGGCCATTCACAACACCAAGAAGAAAACCTCCCGCATGCACCTGTTTATTAAACACCTGAGCCTGGCCGACCTCGTGGTCGCGTTTTTCCAGGTCCTTCCACAGCTTTGCTGGGAAATAACCTTCCGATTTTACGGCCCGGACTTCTTGTGCCGGATCGTGAAGCACCTGCAGGTGATGGGCATGTTCGCGTCCACTTACATGATGGTTATGATGACTCTAGATCGGTATATCGCCATCTGCCACCCTCTCAAGACCCTCCAGCAGTCCACGCGGAGGTCCCACATCATGATCGGGGGCACGTGGATCAGCAGCCTGGTCCTCAGCACCCCTCAGTACTTCATCTTCTCCCTCAGTGAGATCAAGAACGGCTCTGATGTTTACGACTGCTGGGGCCACTTCATCCAGCCCTGGGGACCCCGCGCGTACATCACCTGGATCACAGCCGGGATATTCCTCATCCCTGTGATCATATTAATGACCAGTTACGGGTTCATATGCCACAGCATCAGGATGAACATCAGATATAAGACGAAGAAGACGCCGACTGATGGCGCGCACAAGAACGGGCTGATCGGGAAGAACTCGGTGAGCAGCGTGACCACCATCTCCAGAGCGAAGCTGCGCACCGTCAAGATGACGTTCGTCATCGTTCTCGCGTACATCATCTGCTGGGCGCCGTTTTTCATCGTGCAGATGTGGTCAGTTTGGGACAAGAACTTCAGCTGGGATG ATTCAGAGAACACGGCCGTCACTCTGTCTGCGCTGCTGGCCAGTCTGAACAGCTGCTGTAACCCGTGGATATACATGGTTTTCAGCGGACACCTTCTGCATGACTTCACTCACTGCTTCCCCTGCTGCCAGCAGATCCACCAGAGCTTCAGGAAAGAGGACTCGGACAGCAGCTTACGCAGAACCACGCTGCTCACCAAAATCACCAACCGAAGCCCCACGTGTAGCTCGGGCACCTGGAAAGAGTTCGATCATTCCCCCAAATCTGACAGGTCGGCTCCGGCTGGGACGTGA